In Artemia franciscana chromosome 8, ASM3288406v1, whole genome shotgun sequence, a genomic segment contains:
- the LOC136030039 gene encoding uncharacterized protein LOC136030039, which translates to MSLTRTENHEPENETESGNSEEQREENVFHANRDVIILSIENYSDASIVRLVEGIVNMFLSAAEDQEYQNGVENGISENLQNVSELQTDPSNINRQRPWFSENQEPENFAENGDVDVIDIYLLFLSSLVIDVVQEIINTFLSAAEDLEYENNAESRISENLQKVSELRTNPSNINRPSPWFFENQESENFAENGDVDVIDIYLLFLSSLVIDVVQEIVNTFLSAAEDLEYENNAESRISENLQKVSELRTDPSNINRPSPWFFENQESENFAENGDVDVIDIYVLFLSSLVIDVVQDIVNTFLSAAEDLEYENNAESRISENLQKVSELRTDPSNINRPSPWFFENLGFEESENFAENEDVGVIARCLLFLFLLIIDESESEDYMEENDGEEDFEDEQQLLNITLIYLT; encoded by the coding sequence ATGTCCTTAACAAGAACTGAGAATCATGAGCctgaaaatgaaacagaaagtGGGAACTCTGAAGAGCAGCGAGAAGAAAATGTATTCCATGCAAACCGTGATGTCATCATATTAAGCATTGAAAATTACTCGGATGCATCAATTGTGCGATTGGTTGAAGGGATAGTTAATATGTTCCTGTCAGCAGCTGAAGATCAGGAATATCAAAATGGTGTGGAAAATGGTATTTCTGAGAACCTCCAAAATGTAAGTGAATTACAGACAGACCCATCAAACATAAATAGACAAAGGCCCTGGTTTTCAGAAAACCAGGAACCTGaaaattttgcagaaaatgGAGATGTTGACGTCATAGAcatatatctattgtttttatcTTCACTTGTTATCGATGTGGTTCAAGAGATAATAAATACATTCCTGTCAGCAGCTGAAGATCTGGAATATGAAAATAATGCGGAAAGCCGTATTTCTGAAAACCTGCAAAAAGTAAGTGAATTACGGACAAACCCATCGAATATAAACAGACCCAGCCCTTGGTTTTTTGAGAACCaggaatctgaaaattttgcagaaaatgGAGATGTTGACGTCATAGAcatatatctattgtttttatcTTCACTTGTTATCGATGTGGTTCAAGAGATAGTAAATACATTCCTGTCAGCAGCTGAAGATCTGGAATATGAAAATAATGCGGAAAGCCGTATTTCTGAAAACCTGCAAAAAGTAAGTGAATTACGGACAGACCCATCGAATATAAACAGACCCAGCCCTTGGTTTTTTGAGAACCaggaatctgaaaattttgcagaaaatgGAGATGTTGACGTCATAGACATATATGTATTGTTTTTATCTTCACTTGTTATCGATGTGGTTCAAGATATAGTAAATACATTCCTGTCAGCAGCTGAAGATCTGGAATATGAAAATAATGCGGAAAGCCGTATTTCTGAAAACCTGCAAAAAGTAAGTGAATTACGGACAGACCCATCGAACATAAACAGACCCAGCCCTTGGTTTTTTGAGAACCTTGGTTTTGaggaatctgaaaattttgcagaaaatgAGGATGTTGGCGTCATAGCTAGATgtctattgtttttatttctgcttattatCGATGAATCGGAATCTGAAGATTATATGGAGGAAAATGACGGAGAAGAAGACTTTGAAGACGAACAACAATTATTGAACAtaacattaatttatttaacCTAA